A section of the Polynucleobacter sp. AP-Jannik-300A-C4 genome encodes:
- the recG gene encoding ATP-dependent DNA helicase RecG, whose product MTTKRPPTALEKMGLNSPMALALHLPSRYEDETELFTIEEALALGRFHSIQTQGVVIRNQVMFRPRRQLLVTIEDDTASLQLRFLNFYPSQQKQMAVGAHVRVRGEVREGYQGSEMVHPIVRALTPDAPLPASLTPVYPASAGVSQTVIRKAVLQALRDSSLKESLAEFLPTKLMAEILPSNDWPPLQDAITYLHQPPADANTQSLLDRTHSAWRRVQFEELLAQQISLKRAHAIRRERRAPSFAKDQPASKVSKKTTSIEDGLLKVLPFKLTGAQSRVWAEIGADLSNTFPMNRLLQGDVGSGKTVIAALAAARAMDHGYQAAIMAPTEILAEQHYLKMQEWFGPLGVKIAWLSGSLKAKEKRLAQEMIEGGEAQLIIGTHALIQDKVSFAKLGLAVIDEQHRFGVRQRLEIQQRVGSELFYCHQLMMSATPIPRTLAMTYYADLDVSVIDELPPGRKPIATKVVKAARRDEVISGLHDWLAKGLQAYWVCPLIEESEVLQLQTAVESFEQLTQALPNFKVGLVHGRLKSEEKAAVMAAFKANEIQLLVATTVIEVGVDVPNAALMVIEHAERFGYAQIHQLRGRVGRGSADSVCILMYAEPLSLAAKERLQTLRETSDGFVIAERDLSLRGPGELLGAKQSGDAMLRFVDLQRDAWLIELAQMAAERLLAEHGELVERHLERWLGSRTEFLKA is encoded by the coding sequence ATGACGACTAAGCGACCGCCAACTGCACTCGAAAAGATGGGTTTAAACAGCCCTATGGCACTTGCTTTGCACCTGCCATCCCGTTACGAGGATGAGACTGAGCTTTTCACTATCGAGGAAGCCTTAGCCCTTGGAAGATTTCATTCCATCCAAACCCAGGGTGTTGTCATTCGCAATCAGGTCATGTTCCGCCCTAGAAGGCAGCTCCTGGTCACGATTGAGGATGACACCGCTTCGCTACAGCTCCGTTTCCTCAATTTTTACCCGAGCCAGCAAAAGCAAATGGCAGTCGGTGCCCATGTCCGAGTTCGAGGTGAGGTTCGAGAAGGCTATCAAGGCTCTGAAATGGTTCACCCTATAGTTCGGGCCTTGACTCCAGATGCACCATTGCCAGCAAGTTTGACCCCGGTCTATCCTGCAAGTGCAGGTGTCTCGCAAACAGTTATTCGTAAGGCAGTCTTACAAGCTTTACGTGATTCAAGTTTGAAAGAAAGTTTGGCGGAATTTTTACCCACCAAACTCATGGCAGAAATATTGCCAAGCAATGATTGGCCACCGCTGCAAGATGCGATTACCTATTTACATCAGCCACCCGCAGATGCCAATACTCAATCACTTCTAGATCGGACCCATTCTGCTTGGCGTCGTGTTCAGTTTGAAGAATTGCTCGCGCAGCAGATTTCTTTAAAGCGGGCTCATGCCATTCGTAGAGAAAGACGCGCTCCTAGTTTTGCAAAGGATCAGCCAGCAAGTAAGGTAAGCAAAAAAACTACCAGTATTGAAGATGGCTTGCTGAAAGTTTTACCCTTTAAGTTGACTGGCGCTCAATCCCGAGTCTGGGCCGAGATTGGTGCCGATCTATCCAACACCTTTCCGATGAATCGCCTATTGCAAGGCGATGTGGGTAGTGGAAAAACCGTGATTGCTGCATTAGCTGCTGCACGCGCCATGGATCATGGCTATCAAGCCGCCATCATGGCGCCAACAGAAATTCTGGCGGAGCAACACTATCTCAAAATGCAAGAGTGGTTTGGACCTCTTGGTGTCAAGATTGCTTGGCTCTCAGGCAGCTTGAAGGCTAAAGAGAAAAGACTTGCCCAAGAAATGATTGAGGGTGGTGAGGCTCAGCTGATTATTGGTACGCATGCTCTTATTCAGGATAAGGTGAGCTTTGCTAAGTTAGGTTTAGCGGTGATTGATGAGCAACATCGTTTTGGTGTGAGGCAGCGTCTAGAGATTCAGCAACGCGTTGGCTCGGAACTATTCTATTGTCACCAATTGATGATGTCGGCCACTCCGATTCCACGGACTTTGGCAATGACCTATTACGCTGACTTAGATGTTTCAGTCATTGATGAATTACCTCCTGGTAGAAAACCGATTGCCACCAAAGTAGTCAAGGCGGCGCGAAGAGATGAGGTGATTAGCGGTTTGCATGATTGGCTAGCAAAGGGACTGCAAGCTTATTGGGTATGCCCTTTGATTGAAGAGTCAGAGGTATTGCAATTACAAACTGCAGTTGAAAGTTTTGAGCAGCTCACGCAAGCATTACCAAATTTCAAAGTGGGTTTAGTGCATGGTCGCTTAAAGAGTGAAGAAAAAGCTGCAGTGATGGCAGCCTTCAAAGCCAATGAAATCCAGCTCTTAGTTGCAACTACAGTGATTGAGGTGGGGGTGGATGTTCCCAATGCAGCTCTCATGGTGATCGAGCATGCTGAACGTTTTGGGTATGCGCAAATCCATCAGTTACGTGGGCGTGTAGGGCGCGGTTCGGCAGATTCAGTTTGCATCTTGATGTATGCAGAGCCTCTATCTTTAGCCGCTAAAGAGCGCTTACAAACCTTACGAGAGACTTCGGATGGCTTTGTGATTGCTGAGCGCGATTTATCACTACGCGGTCCTGGCGAGTTATTGGGAGCCAAGCAATCTGGTGATGCTATGTTGCGTTTCGTTGATCTTCAGCGGGACGCCTGGTTGATTGAATTAGCGCAGATGGCTGCTGAGCGTTTGCTGGCCGAGCATGGAGAGTTGGTAGAAAGACATCTTGAGCGTTGGCTTGGATCTCGTACTGAATTTCTAAAAGCTTGA